Proteins found in one Muntiacus reevesi chromosome 2, mMunRee1.1, whole genome shotgun sequence genomic segment:
- the WFDC8 gene encoding WAP four-disulfide core domain protein 8 — translation MGKCLGRHLPPHSSIFSWRNVALLLLLFLSLEQTSASPNYRAKKKPGACLQERITCNSKAPDLCKTDFNCDEHLKCCSFACGKKCMDPYEEPCLLPLDKGLCKKTVKQWYFNTKQRVCKPFFYGGCLGNANSFSKKEDCMKACSSVVKEGQCPLFPFKNRMECSASCKSDYDCPLNEKCCESMCGFACAMAWTVKAGFCPNKPPVCTTIDRPRCLLDDDCPLTAKCCSRCGLKCLEPLK, via the exons ATGGGCAAGTGTCTGGGTAG GCATCTTCCTCCCCACAGCTCCATCTTCTCCTGGAGGAATGTCGCCCTCCTgctgcttctcttcctctctttggaGCAGACATCTGCCTCACCAAACTACAGAGCCAAAA AGAAGCCAGGAGCGTGCCTCCAAGAAAGGATCACCTGTAATTCTAAAGCCCCAGACTTATGCAAAACAGATTTCAATTGTGATGAACACCTCAAGTGCTGCTCTTTTGCCTGTGGGAAGAAGTGCATGGATCCATATGAAG AACCCTGCTTGTTACCCTTAGACAAAGGACTCTGCAAGAAGACAGTCAAGCAGTGGTATTTTAACACCAAACAGCGTGTATGCAAACCCTTTTTTTATGGAGGCTGCCTTGGGAATGCCAACAGCTTCTCCAAGAAGGAGGACTGCATGAAGGCTTGCTCATCAGTTG TCAAGGAAGGACAGTGTCCGCTCTTCCCTTTTAAGAACCGTATGGAGTGTTCAGCTTCATGTAAGAGTGACTACGACTGCCccttaaatgaaaaatgttgtGAATCCATGTGTGGCTTTGCTTGTGCCATGGCCTGGACAG TCAAAGCAGGTTTCTGCCCCAACAAGCCGCCAGTGTGTACCACGATTGACAGACCCAGGTGCCTGCTGGATGATGACTGCCCACTGACAGCAAAGTGCTGCTCACGCTGTGGACTGAAGTGCCTGGAACCCCTGAAATGA